A window of Candidatus Poribacteria bacterium genomic DNA:
ATTGGCGGCGAGTGCTGCGTATGAAGGCAAGGCTTCTCCGGTGAGCATCGTTTCCACCTCAATCGGTTTCCCTAAAGTGCAATAGGTAAAGGAGCCTCCTAAACCCTCGCGGAGGGCATTATCACGGGCATCGGGAACCCCATTGATGACACGACGGACGCGCTCGGCGGTGATAGTGTCGGCATAGTCTTCGCATTCTACCAAGATAAATTTTCGATTCCCTTCGTCTTCCTTATTGAGGGATAGGACGGCGTGGGCGGTGGTGCCGCTACCAGCAAATGAGTCAAGAATAATAGCGTTTTCATCGCCTATGGTTGCGTAATTGACAATGCGTTTTATTAAATCCGTACGTTTTGGATTTGGAAAATCAATCCCTAAGGCATTCATTAAAGAGGAGGATTCATTAACAATCAGATCCGTCCAGAGTGAACTCAATATTCGTCTATCTGATGGAGGAACGTAATGTTCAGGTCGATTTGTCGTTGACATTCGTAATAAATCAGGTCTCTGAGGTGATTGTGCAAACCACCATTCATCAATTTCAGTTTGACTTGGATCGGGTCCACATTCATCAAGCAGACGTTCATAATTTTCTATAGCATTCAGACTCCTTTGTCTCTCCCATCTCCACTGACCTGTTTCTGGTGTTATTCCCATTAACTCATATCGCATTGTCGGTCTATCGGTGCCGCGCCAATGATTATTCCAACTTCCAGTTTTATCTTCATCAATATCGACAGTCAAATGCGGAAACCTCATATCAGCAGATTTGCTGAAGCAAAGCATGTATTCTGAACCTACATTAAGGCGGTCTACATACTCAAATTGAGCTTGAACATTTTTGACACCGCGGCGAACACTGATTATATTTCTAAAATTTCCCTCCTTAAAGACCTCCTCCATTAGCATCCTTAGATGATGCACTTCATTGTCATCAATAGAGATAAAAATAATACCATCGTCCGAAAGGAGTTCTTTAAGCAAGTGCAATCTCGGCCACATCATGCAG
This region includes:
- a CDS encoding site-specific DNA-methyltransferase → MPTLEFKGKQHIYAHHLTVPYRPLEPDETRSCNPTDTDDNLIIHGDNLHALKALLPRYANRIKCIYIDPPYNTGNEGWIYNDNVNSPVMQQWLTENAPVDNEDLERHDKWLCMMWPRLHLLKELLSDDGIIFISIDDNEVHHLRMLMEEVFKEGNFRNIISVRRGVKNVQAQFEYVDRLNVGSEYMLCFSKSADMRFPHLTVDIDEDKTGSWNNHWRGTDRPTMRYELMGITPETGQWRWERQRSLNAIENYERLLDECGPDPSQTEIDEWWFAQSPQRPDLLRMSTTNRPEHYVPPSDRRILSSLWTDLIVNESSSLMNALGIDFPNPKRTDLIKRIVNYATIGDENAIILDSFAGSGTTAHAVLSLNKEDEGNRKFILVECEDYADTITAERVRRVINGVPDARDNALREGLGGSFTYCTLGKPIEVETMLTGEALPSYAALAANLLYTTAGVSAGADALEMQNDDGLFHSDDQNDYYLLYEPNLEWLRSNAAILNLERAERIRDASRDTGRKAIVYAAGNYIGQRELTQMGIIFCQLPDALHER